The following are from one region of the Noviherbaspirillum sedimenti genome:
- the petA gene encoding ubiquinol-cytochrome c reductase iron-sulfur subunit has product MDKHDTNVHRRKFLTVAATGVGGIGLAATAIPFIKSMSPSEAAKAAGAPVEVDMSRVEPGMLVTVEWRGKPVWVLHRTEQMLDVLGKHDDQLVDPQSIEPQQPAYAKNATRSIKPQYLVAVGICTHLGCIPLYRPEVAPADLGQDWPGGFYCPCHGSKFDLAGRVARNVPAPHNLEIPPHEYVSDTRLLIGKDSQSS; this is encoded by the coding sequence ATGGACAAACATGACACAAATGTGCACCGCAGAAAGTTTCTGACTGTAGCGGCTACTGGGGTGGGTGGTATAGGGCTTGCCGCGACCGCGATACCGTTCATCAAAAGCATGTCGCCCAGCGAGGCAGCCAAGGCAGCCGGCGCGCCGGTCGAGGTAGATATGAGCCGCGTGGAGCCTGGCATGCTGGTGACGGTCGAATGGCGCGGCAAGCCGGTATGGGTCCTGCATCGTACCGAGCAAATGCTGGATGTGCTTGGCAAACACGACGACCAACTGGTCGATCCGCAATCGATCGAGCCACAACAACCAGCCTATGCAAAGAATGCCACCCGTTCGATCAAACCGCAGTATCTGGTCGCGGTCGGTATCTGTACCCATTTGGGCTGCATACCGCTTTACCGTCCCGAGGTCGCACCAGCCGACTTGGGGCAGGATTGGCCGGGCGGCTTCTACTGCCCGTGTCACGGTTCGAAGTTCGATTTGGCGGGGCGCGTCGCCAGGAATGTCCCGGCGCCACACAATCTGGAAATTCCGCCGCATGAATATGTGAGCGATACGCGCTTGTTGATTGGGAAGGACAGTCAATCAAGCTGA